ataccatcgtgaagcggttctcgatgggtgagtccatgagaggacatctaccaatgtgtcatggcgtgtccctatccaagtctgtctcccaagactgatgcagagatagtggcgatgacacacattccgtatgcttcggcaattggtagcatcatgtatgggatgatatctacacgtcctgacgtggctttcgcactaagtgtagtgagtagatatcaatcgaaccccggtcttccacattggaaagctgtgaaagacatactcaagtagttgagaaggatcaataaattgttcttggtatatggggtggagaactaaaattggaaggctataccgactctagcttccaaagcgatatcgatgactcgaagtcaacctctggttttgtattcatgctcaacggtgctgctgtctcttggaagagttccaagcaagacaatattacggattccagcacagaggccgaatacattgctgcatcagatgcagcaagggaggctgtttggataaggaatttcgtctaagagttggacgtcattcctaatgtagttgctcctgtcccggtgttgtgtgacaacacgggagctttagctcaagcaaaggagccaaggtctcatcagaagtccaaacatgtattgagtaagtaccacatcctcggagattgtggaaagaggaagaagtgttttttgacatagtcggcttcgcagataatgttgttgatccactagctaagcctttacctggaccattatccgacaagcatcgcgaatcaatgggtttaaatcatatgggtagttggctctagtgcaagtgggagattgttagagtaggtgcccgtcgagccaagtgttggccgagtgttcacaatgaaactctatgtataagcaatctttattttaataatatttgaaattattattttggcaaatctttatctgtatacccatgctagttgcatagataaagcccttgaatatacaaatagtagaaagaatatgagatgctcatatgatgagtatcatgaaactcatatttggaatactgtatattctaaaccgttcctagtcgattcagccgccactaaggaggatataggccgctcgagttagagactagtatctgcgatgtgagtaccatgtttcattggtaggggacattgtgatgtccgagcatgcagataggtgctcctagtagagtgcactgaacaaccctccattaaaggactttccaagtggttctcacttatcgagtggaaacgtcctggtttatggttgtacaccattagtccttatgacccgggacaacattgagactctatgtgctagaattacactttgacttgtttaccgactcttatggggtcatcaggtggcaaggttgggtgttctgtcgaaacacataggagtcgatgcattgtagtcggggattcaccgcttaccttcgggtatggatatcctatgtgttatcatgtgtatgtaggttgaaatctctgatcagagtatggtggtaattatgaaagaggtttcatagattacaccattgatgcaactacgacatgacacatagtatcgattcattgacaactctcgataaaccaatggttgtcgaatcggtcgggatatatgagttgaagggaccgtactgtacgctaaccataatagaatggttcttgcaggcactatcatttgatacctagggaatcatgtaagcgatgctgctaggcgtttaacatgattggttgggtactatcagacttgagttctgacgttcttattatcaaggagttgataagtaagaatggagcaattggggtatgctcatataaggacatgtttagtccgaatcacatggagatgtgaacccacggctagttgtatcaatgaaccattgagggccacacaagtactagctttctagatcccgttgagaagtaaaatagttcaatgtgttgaacggcttataaaggagtttataagcgtaaggaaaattagaagtatgacttctataaaggagaaattagtttaatgtgttgaacgacttataaatgagtttataagtgtaaagaaaaatagaagtatgacttctatgagagaaatgtaaattttaatttatggaagtgttcctaaattaaaatttggccaagtgaataatgtatttgaaaattgtgattttcataaacattattatggactaaattaaattaattcaagtgttgaattaattaaacactagtggacctagtagagtccaaataattaaattaattcaagtgttgaattaattaaattatattgagtcttgtagagctcaatttaaattaattatttaactagtgggacttgggtaaattcaagtaatgtttaattagtctcaaatatgtttgagataattaaatttagtccatggttttattttgataaaaaccatataatatacatgcttgggaggtgaagaggtggagattacttttgaataaaaaattgtggcatgcaactttttcacttttgctttttgcaacaccaagacatgcaattaactcattctccctcTCCCTCCAAGCATGATGGCCGAAACTCACTCTCATTCTCTCCCAaaaatttttttctctcttttgtgttcttcaattgttggagaaaaacactctcttctctttgaaaaatcctcttaattttctagtgcaaattaagaggggatctacctagttggtggtgggcttgattttgaaggaaagaaggaggcttggaggcttgtagatttgtcttcctttgaagagctttgttgtttgacaacaaggTTGGAGCCATtgcatcaatctttgagattgataggtatattttcttaaaacaccctatgaatgtcattttgtgttttattgtatttgttgcacaaatcattgaggtggccgaaatttttgaacaaaaatcgaaatttttgactttcgttgcgcttccggtcaccgtaaccgatcccctttcatatgcaccttttatcgttcaaactaaattttattatgttggattattttaagttgttgttggaAACACAATGTTGACTTCcgttgttattttaaagttaaaattatttacatgtttattttataaatgaggcaagataattatttctttagaaaatttttaataattcagcTAAAATACGAATacaaaatacgggcctttacacaaCACACACCATAACAAGCATCCAACTCGGGCATGTCTCTAGATGAAATTGTAAAGGCCTTAGctaaaaattatcaaaaatttCAACAGGAAACGAGGGCCAGCATTCAGAATCTAGGAACCTAGATCACTCAGAACGCTACATCAGTAAGCAAGTTAGAAGCTTAGAGTTCTGGAAAACTACCGTCTCAAACGGTGGTTAATCAAAAAGAAAATGCAAGTGCCATGGTGTTAAGGAATGGGAAGGAGATTGACCAAAAGAACATTTCACCAACAAAAGATACTGAAGAAAATGGCACAACTGAAGAGATCGAAGGAGAATCTGAGAAACAACCAAAGGTAAATTATAAGTCTTTCTCATCTACTATTTCTAATGCGGTTCTTCCTCCATTTACTTCCAGGTTggaaaaatccaaaaaaatgGACAACGAGAAAGAAGTGTTGGAAACCTTTAGAAAGGTGGAGATCAACATTCCTCTTATAGATGTTTTCAAACAAATTCCAAGGTATGCTAAATTTTTAAAGGATTTGTGCACTAACAAGAGAAGGTTGAAAATTGATGAAAAAGTAAGCGTGGGGGAAAGTGTGTCCGCGGTTATTAAGAAGTCATTGCCAAAGAAATGCAAGGATCCAGGTATGTTTACAATGCTTTGTGTTATTGGAAATCTGAAAATCGAGCGTGCCATGCTAGATTTAGGTGCATCCATTAATGTCATGCCCTATTCAAAATATTGTGCTCTGAATTTGGGTCctttaaaagaaaatagagTCGTGATTCAACTAACTGACTGATCTAATGCCTATCCTGAAGGCGTTGTGGAGGTTATTCTGGTGCAGGTTAAAGAATTTATATTTCCTGCGGATTTCTACGTTTTACAAATGGAAGAAGACTCCACTGCGATTTCAACTCCTATTCTATTGGGGAGACCTTTCATGAAAACAGTTAGAACCAAGATTGATGTGGAAGAGGGTACTCTTTCCATCGAATTTGACAAGGAGATTGTgaaatttagtatttttgaTGCTATGAAATACCCAAATGAAAACCACTCTATATGTTCAATTGATATTGTTGATTAAATTGTGAAAGAATGTTTGAGGAGACATATGAGATTGACAGTTTTCACATGCAGGCACAGTTGGAGGTAAAAGGAGAGATAGCTGAAGCTTGGGAAATTTCGGAAAATGATGAGGAATCACAAACTGTGGTTCCAAATTTAGAAACTGAAATATTAATCCCTCACAAGAAATTTCTAACCTCTGTTTTGCAAGCAACCAAATTGGAATTGAAAGATTTACTAGATCATTTGAAGTATATCTATTTGGGAGACAGTGAAACTTTTCTTGTGATCATCTCGAAGAGGTTAACTGAAGAGCAAGAAGAGAGATTAACCACAATTCTCAGAGAACAGAAGACCGCAATTGGCTGGACACTTGCGGACATCAAAGGCATAAACCCTTCCATCTGCatgcatataatttttttagagGATGATGCCAAATCGGTAAGAGAATTCCAAAGAAAACTGAATCTGGTAATAAAAGAAGTGGTAATGAAAGAGATTCTCAAGCTTTTAGATGAAGGCATAATCTATCATATTTCAGATAGTAAATGGGTGAGTCCGATCCATGTCGTACCAAAGAAAACAGGTATCACTGTGGTAAGAAATCAAAATGATGAGTAGGTACCGACAAGAGTGCAAAATGGTTGGTGTATGGTTATTGACTTTCGAAAACttatttttgttttcttgaTGTATTTTCGAGTTATTACCCGATAGTCATTGCTCAGGAGGATCAGGATAAGACAACCTTTACATGTCTCTTTGGAACATTTGCCTACATACGTATGCCTTTTGGACTTTGtaattgtagtagcccgaatgccgaattgggtaattaacggattaatggtgattaatcatgatcggaaggtccgaagatggttcggaagcaccgaagagttcggaaggtccgaagtgagatcggaggatccgatcattaggtgtcaagagttgatcgacacgtgggagttcggacgttccgaagtgtaggttcggtggatccgatcatgaggtgtcaagagcagctggacacgtgcatgttcggacggtccgaagtgtatgatcggaggatccgatcatgagctgtcaagagccagtggacacgtagcgttcggacgttccgaagtggtgttcggaggatccgaacatggcctataaatagtggtcggatttcctcattttgactcgccaattcagagagttccatagcatttcagtcgtttctgacaggttctagtcttgttccgagatttgggcactagcggggagctgctggtcttgtagcagagctgtgctctagttgggagctagcggcatcagcgggctagcgacggacgaaggtttggaattttatcagtatttatctcaggattatctagttaagtctggtagataagtttagtgatggttttcacttgatgaataggcttggattagacctgttgtctggttgttccagtggattaggattgctgtgatagaggtacgaaagtactatccgagatatcctggttgagtatacattcatatatgtgttgcatgattatgtggtgcattgatatatgtcatatgatgcatgctattatgtcacgtttattactgcacgttgcatttcatgttgagccgtatctccttcgagatagcctttgctgttgagctgtatctctttcgagataagctatatcttggggccgctcagccctgtcttgtggacgcatggacaccgagagtacacagtggccgacgggtcgggagggcttcggtggtccgggacattttaggtccacgtctgtcttgtagtggatgcagtgacccagaggttggaccgcgcggcactatccacttggcgcctctagactgagcattgttgagatccttttgtgattcctgtttcttgactaccccggtatcatgatcatagcatgtgcatttcatataggtctgtatactcatacttttgtactgggcgttcttatcgctcacgtcctcggttttgtttatcttggacaccccattccctcggggcaggtctcaggttggatggttccggaggagcaggaggaggacgttgagtagccggttggtttagtttcggtatcatttgattcgatatggttgtaccagatattctttaccttattttgagttgttctagacttcgattgggttgtataaccattattttgttgacttttccgctattatctctgattagtaattattaagttaattgcatgcttagttttcaattagtaggtgattctggaacgggtcactacatttatggtatcagagcatgcgtatgattttgggatatagattttgttttgggatttccgttgaccatttttccctattctatcttgtagcgatggctgaccattttgatgacgggagtagtcaggggagtgtaggtcgatggggtgaccaggatgatcttaggcgtcaccatgagcatcgtcatcgtcgggatggtcctaggcgtttcgatatgcatcgtttcatgcagatggggcctaagcctttagttggcggtgagactcccgatgatgcggaggattggttagagcgcatggagagttgtttccgcgcattccagtgcaccgatgagcagaagatggagacccttagttttcttcttgagggccgtgctcgcaggtggtggcgatcgacttctgcgccgatagttcagtctcagggtagagcgacttgggccgatttccgtgcagcgttcatgcagctgtactttcctccagcccttcgccaggccaagacgattgagctcttgaacctgaagcaggggagtatgtctgttgatgagtatcagcagaaattctttgagttattacccttcgctcctcatatcagtggcagttctgaggccaagtatgatcatttcctccagggccttaatcaggagatctttgatcgagtcactgtctgtgataatcctacttcgtacgatgggttggtgaaccggtgtcgtcaagcagagatcagtctccagcgtggtagggctattctttcttctagacctccgagtactttgaggcctcgatctcagtcgttcaagaaatctggttcgtcttcttctggatctagatctcgatctagcggtgttttccgctttggtaagaagaaggagtcttgtgcgcattgtgggaagaaccatccatcggagcaatgccgagtagccgcaggagcttgttatcagtgcggagagatggggcatattaagaagaattgtcctcagttgcgaggtggagcaggatctggttctggatctcaggcgactgttcagcagaggaggcagggtcaggcagtgggtagttcgaatcttcgacctcgtgcccaaggtcaagtttttgcgttgaaccaggatcaggctgcagacgagaccgagagagtcatagcaggtactttttgtttatgcggtattcctgcttttgttcttatagataccggagcatctcattcattcatttctgcacgattcgttaaacgtcataagttaccgcatgtttctctagatgtcattctttctgtttctaccccgatgggtcattcggttttagccaagcgtctagtgatgggttgtcctttagattttgagggtaacgagttgactgcgaatcttatgattctggagatggaagattttgattgtattttgggtatagacattttgactacctaccgagctactgtggattgttaccagaagcttgttcagtttcgtacgactgagagctctagttggtttttctatggtgagggagcgcgacctccgatgccagtagtatctgctctgaaagcctgtcgtgctttagaggcgggcggggaaggctacctcatctatacaattgatacgtccacaggtagtgttggtatagaggatattccagtggtttgtgaatttcctgatgtatttccagaagagattcctggttttcctccggttagagaggtggagtttggcattgaattaatgccagggactgcaccgatttctcgtgccccctatcgtctggctccgtcagagatgagagagctgaagcagcaattgcaggatcttcttgataaaggttatattcgcccgagtgtttcgccttggggagctccagtcttgtttgtcaagaagaaggatggatcgatgcggttgtgcattgattatcgccagctgaatcgggtgacgatcaaaaacaagtacccattaccccgtattgatgacttgttcgatcagcttcagggtacttctgtttactccaagatcgacttgcgatcaggttatcatcagatgagagtcagagatgatgatatttccaagactgcatttcgtactcgttatgggcattacgagtttctagttatgccattcggattgacgaatgcgccagcggtgttcatgaatctgatgaaccgagtcttccgagattttctggatcagtttgtggtggttttcattgacgatatcttgatctattctcatagtgtggaagagcatgtccagcacttgaggattgtgttgcagattcttcgcgagaagcaattgtatgctaagctgagtaagtgcgagttctggattgatcgtgtagtattccttggtcatgtgatttccaaggaaggaatttctgtggatcccagcaagattgaggcagtgctaaattggtcacgacctacgacggtggctgagatccgtagttttctaggtctagcagggtattatcgtcgcttcatcgtgaatttctcccaggtagctagacctttgacgcaacttactcggaaggatgttccatttgagtggtcatctgagtgcgaagatagtttcagagagcttcgtcgacttctgacttctgcacctgttttggcgttaccgtcaggatctgatggtttcagtgtttacaccgatgcctcttctcaaggcttagggtgtgtgttgacgcaaaacggtcatgtgattgcttatgcttccagacagctgaaatctcacgaggagaagtatcctactcatgatctagagttggcagctattgtgttcgcgctgaagatttggcgtcattacttgtacggggttaagtttgaaatctttactgatcataagagtctgaaatatctgttcactcaggctgagttgaacatgaggcaacgtcgttggatggatttgctgaaagattatgactgcgagatcaagtaccatccaggatctgcaaatctcacagctgatgctcttagtcgcaaagtgagagtttctgcacttcagaccagtgctatgattagtactattcaggattgttgttcgttgggatttaatttcaaacatcggaaaggtatggagagcattcgtgttgctaccattttatctgagccagccttgttcgctcggattcgagatgctcagatgtctgatctcaagactcagagattagctcggttagcgggtggagatagcagtttccattatcagtctaatggtcttctgtgtttgtctaatcgagttgtagtaccagaagatgataatttgagggaggagatcttatctcatgctcatcgaagtaagttgagtattcatccaggaagtaataagatgtataaagacttgaggacacgattttggtggaaagggatgaagcgcagtgtttatcagtttgtttccaagtgtcttgtttgtcaacaggttaaggcagagcaccgtcgacctggaggattattgttgaatctacctattcctgaatggaagtgggagcatatcgcgatggatttcattactcacttgccattatcgtcgaggaatagtgacgctatttgggtagtggtggatcgactcaccaagtctgctcattttctgtcttataaccgggatttcactttcgatcgtatggctcgattgtacattcaggagattgtacgtttgcatggagtgcctgtcagtattatcagtgacagagatcctcgttttacctcacggttttggggtagtttccagtcagttttgggtactacactgagtctgagtactgcttatcatccggagactgacggtcagtcagagaggactatccgtacgcttgaggatatgttgcgagcctgtgttatggatttcggacccgcttggcaggatcatttgcctttgattgagttcgcgtacaacaacagctaccatcgtagtattggtatggcaccatttgaggcgttgtatgggcgacgttgtcgtactcctttattctgggacgaagttggtgaacgacatgttgagggaccggagttagtccagcaggctattgataaagttgcagtaatcaagaagaggattaagattgcccaggatcgacaggctagttatgcgaacaccaagcggcgacctctttattttcagccaggtgagaaagtgtttctccgagtttcgccttttcgcaggattttgagatttggtctcaagggtaagctatctccgagattcattggtccttttgagattctagaatgtgtgggagatttagcttacaggttagcattacctccgtatttgtccggtattcatgatgtgttccacgtatctttgttgagacgatacgtagcagatgagtctcacatcttgcatccctctgaagttcaacttgaatcagatttgtcttacgtggagcgaccagttcagattctcgatcgcaaagacaaggtgttgcggaataagatcattcctcttgtcttagtacagtggcagcgcagaggcactgaagaagccacttgggagttagagagtcgtatgcgttcagaacatccagagctcttttgagttttgctttgtatatgtttgtgtttttcaattgtaatcgagatatcagttgtattcaacaacaattgagatataatagcgatgttgttatttcgttttgttcattctctaagcctgatttcgaggacgaaatcttttaagggggggagaatgtagtagcccgaatgccgaattgggtaattaacggattaatggtgattaatcatgatcggaaggtccgaagatggttcggaagcaccgaagagttcggaaggtccgaagtgagatcggaggatccgatcattaggtgtcaagagttgatcgacacgtgggagttcggacgttccgaagtgtaggttcggtggatccgatcatgaggtgtcaagagcagctggacacgtgcatgttcggacggtccgaagtgtatgatcggaggatccgatcatgagctgtcaagagccagtggacacgtagcgttcggacgttccgaagtggtgttcggaggatccgaacatggcctataaatagtggtcggatttcctcattttgactcgccaattcagagagttccatagcatttcagtcgtttctgacaggttctagtcttgttccgagatttgggcactagcggggagctgctggtcttgtagcagagctgtgctctagttgggagctagcggcatcagcgggctagcgacggacgaaggtttggaattttatcagtatttatctcaggattatctagttaagtctggtagataagtttagtgatggttttcacttgatgaataggcttggattagacctgttgtctggttgttccagtggattaggattgctgtgatagaggtacgaaagtactatccgagatatcctggttgagtatacattcatatatgtgttgcatgattatgtggtgcattgatatatgtcatatgatgcatgctattatgtcacgtttattactgcacgttgcatttcatgttgagccgtatctccttcgagatagcctttgctgttgagctgtatctctttcgagataagctatatcttggggccgctcagccctgtcttgtggacgcatggacaccgagagtacacagtggccgacgggtcgggagggcttcggtggtccgggacattttaggtccacgtctgtcttgtagtggatgcagtgacccagaggttggaccgcgcggcactatccacttggcgcctctagactgagcattgttgagatccttttgtgattcctgtttcttgactaccccggtatcatgatcatagcatgtgcatttcatataggtctgtatactcatacttttgtactgggcgttcttatcgctcacgtcctcggttttgtttatcttggacaccccattccctcggggcaggtctcaggttggatggttccggaggagcaggaggaggacgttgagtagccggt
This region of Primulina eburnea isolate SZY01 chromosome 14, ASM2296580v1, whole genome shotgun sequence genomic DNA includes:
- the LOC140811173 gene encoding uncharacterized protein, whose product is MVLRNGKEIDQKNISPTKDTEENGTTEEIEGESEKQPKVNYKSFSSTISNAVLPPFTSRLEKSKKMDNEKEVLETFRKVEINIPLIDVFKQIPRYAKFLKDLCTNKRRLKIDEKVSVGESVSAVIKKSLPKKCKDPGVVEVILVQVKEFIFPADFYVLQMEEDSTAISTPILLGRPFMKTVRTKIDVEEGTLSIEFDKEIVKFSIFDAMKYPNENHSICSIDIVD